The window GCGAACACCCAATAGCAAAAGCTGTCGTAGAGTACACAAAGAGGCTGCGCCAGAAATTTGGATCCAACGCCGCCGAGCATTTGCCTAAGGCAAAGGACTTTGAGGTGCACACGGGAGCTGGCGTGAGCGGAACAGTAGGGGGCAAAAGAGTTCTTGTTGGGAACAGGAAACTCATGAGGACTTTTGACGTGGCTTTCGGCCATGAGGTTGAGGACTATGTCTCGGAGAATGAGCAACAGGCTCGCACTTGTGTGCTTGTGGCCATCGGGGGGAAgattgccggagcctttgctGTGACAGACCCAGTGAAGCCCGAGGCAGCACGTGTCGTGTCATTTCTGCATTCTATGGGCATCTCGAGTATTATGGTGACGGGAGACAATTGGGCCACTGCAGAGGCTATATCAAAGGAGGTTGGGATCCAGTCGGTTTTTGCCGAGACAGATCCTTTGGGAAAAGCCGATAAGATCAAAGATTTGCAGGTAAATTCGAAGATTACAGATCTGATGCAGTGTTtattggaaaatgaaaatggttCTTAGCCATCCGTTTCCTTATCTTTTATTGGATGGAATGTCAATACTGAAAGTCTCGTCTTGGACCAAAAAAATATGCAGGCGAAAGGGACGACAGTGGCGATGGTCGGAGATGGGATCAATGACTCACCAGCGTTGGTGGCGGCCGACGTGGGGATGGCGATCGGAGCAGGGACTGATGTGGCCATAGAAGCGGCTGATATCGTCCTCATCAAAAGCAACCTCGAGGACGTGATCACAGCCATCCACCTGTCCCGGAAGACCATGTCACGGATCCGGCTCAACTATGTATGGGCCCTAGGGTACAACGTCCTCGGAATGCCGATCGCAGCTGGTGTCCTCTTCCCATTCACGGGGATCAGGCTGCCCCCGTGGCTCGCTGGAGCTTGCATGGCCGCTTCCTCCGTGAGCGTGGTCTGTTCTTCCCTCCTCTTGCAGTCCTACAAGAAGCCCCTGAACCCCCACGATCCTCGAGTTGCTGATAAGTGATAACTAGCCCAAGTAATGTAAGTCGAATCGTTATTGATTGTCAGGAGCTCCTCGAGCCTCGTCAATGTGTTCATATCATTTAGTTTTCGATTTTCATTGGCTTGATGGAAAATATGTACATTTCAAGAATGCGATGTCTTGCTTTAGTTTAGTTTATAAGAACAGGATCAACTCGAAACTCGAGCATCCTCGCTCTCTCCTTTGAATGTGATTGATAATTCTAAGAACATCAGGTCGATATTTTCATCTAAGAAACTTTTGCTATGATCTCTCATTCAAGAGCAGTGGTTGGATACGCGCATCAGAATTGTTGTGATCATGAGTTGGGCGGCCGACCTAGCTTGAACTTGGGCAGGGACTGCAAAACCTATGATCCATCTATTGACCCGAGCTTGGCTCTTAAGAACTGGCCTTCACTTTCGCTCGTGACCGAGCCCGGATTAGTCCTGCACGTGATCATGTTTTACGCGGCTGCAGATAGCCAAACGCTATTAAGTATTAACTCTGCTGGTGGAGTCGGCCcgtctgattttaaaattttaactctaacttttaATTCTATTCACTGCataacaaaagtcaacaacacaattattattttttaaattttttaaccattcaatttaatttttaataataaattatctcaactattcattactttttccacaattcaacaatataatcattacttttttacatttttttccataatttaacatcacaatcattacaaactaattaaaatcaaaactcaactaaACTCTattataaaaccaaacacactatagATTCACTTGAACGTGACAAAGAAGAGCTTTCCCCAATAGCCGAACCAAAAGTTTTGCACGTGAGAGTTCGAATTCGTGTGCTTTTATCAAACTTGAATCCCCTGCCAAATGGTAATGTGCCTGAGTTGATGTGCAACCCAGCTAAAATTTCCATGTGAAAGACGTGTTTATCTACacttatatctatatctatatgatatataaaacaattaaatgCAAATAATCTAGTGAAAAATAGgggaaaaaattcttttttctttttgccattaGGCTTATTCGGTAATGAAAGAtgagaaatattttaattgttcGATTAAATTGAGAAGGGTATGGATAGGCGCATGGTAAAATTGAGAGGTGTATGGATAGGCATATGGTTCGATTAACGTTCCGAATTTAGCACGCgttttatataattacataGAAGAGACCATGCGGTTTAATATTTCATCCCAATCCTAGCATGATCATTGATGTCCGCAAAAGAATTCCCATAAAATGCATTATATAAAGCCCTTGCTAGTCCACCACTGCACATGCATTTAACATGAATTATTAATGGACATGGACCGTCACGTTAGAACTTAGACAAAATTTAAATCATATGCCtgtaattatataaaactTGTACTAAATCTCAAATGTCTACCCATGTTAAAATTCCGAtccagaaagaaaaagaaaaagaaaaggaaattatatatatatatatatatatatttatataaaatataggcTTAATTAAAGCTGTCAGCAGTCCCTCTAGAGAACAGAATATTCCACCTTCGGTCGCAATTACTCGGGTCACTCCGCCAAAATCTACccctcctccctccctctttCTCGGAGCTGATCGGAACCTCCATCTCCGGTCGTCGGAGGTAAGCTCTCAGGCAACTCAACCTTCTCTCGCATATTCCGCCGCCGCGTCGAGCATACCCAAATCTAGTCTTCGGGCACATTcttttgcccattctgctcCTCTAGCTTTCTCGATGCTCTAGGCGGTACCCTCGGCGATCTCTGATATCGTCGGGAAAAGATTAGGTCGAATTACCAGTGTTTGATCGCTTTTGGAATCCCGAGTAGCTACCTTTCCGGTTTTGGATGGTCAGTAGCTCGGACATAACATCCGGCTGATGTCCGTGACTCAGTATGAATCTATGCAGCTCCATCtgatgaatatataatatgtgttCTGCTGCTCTCCTCGGAGCAAGCCGTAATTTTATTACCGAGTTTGGTGGAATATCGGCTTCTGTTCGTTATTCGTGGAGGAGAAGAGAGGCTTTCGGATTTTTCGAGTTTTGATTGTTTGAAGGATGAATAATAGTTGGGGCTTGGGAGGTGGGTTTATGTCGGGTCCTAACGGGGGATCGCTGGACCTGGAACCGCCGATGCATAGACACCATCACACCCAACTGGCCCATCCTTCCTCGAGCAATCAACATCAGATCAATCTGATGACGGTGGCCCTCGAGAATGATCATCAGTTCATAAGGTTTCACAAAGGAAAGGCCCCTGCTGCTGCCTTGGATAATAGTAATGCTAGTGATGAGGAGGGCCCTAATCTTGAAGATGGGAATGGTGACAATCCGCATGGGGGGAAGGGCAAGAAGGGCAATGCCCCCTGGCAACGTATGAAATGGACCGATGATGTGGTCAGGCTTCTCATTGCTGTTGTCGCCTGCGTGGGTGATGATGGTGCTTTGGACGGGGTCGAGGGGCTTAAGAGGAAACCGGGGATGATCTTTCAGAAGAAGGGGAAGTGGAAAACCGTTTCCAAGATTATGATCAAGAAAGGTTGTCATGTTTCACCTCAGCAGTGTGAGGACAAGTTTAATGACTTGAATAAGAGGTACAAGAGGCTGAACGATATTCTTGGGAGAGGGACCACCTGTAGGGTTGTGGAGAACCCCGCCCTGCTGGACTCGATGCCGCAGCTTTCAGCAAAGGCAAAGGATGATGTGAGGAAGATCCTGAGCTCGAAGCACTTGTTCTACAAAGAGATGTGTGCTTATCACAACGGGCAGAGGATTCCCAACTGCCAAGATCTCGACTTGCAGGGCTATTCTTTACATCTTGAGAAGGAGAGTAACGGTTCTGGAGATGAAGGTGAAggtaatgatgatgatgactcagacgatgatgatgattcaGAGAATGAGGATGAAGATAATGCCGATGGAAACATGGATAGAATGGAGAGTTACGGTGAGGGTGGCTCTGGTGGGAGAGACAGTTTCGAGTTTCAGATGGCGGGGATGTTCCGGGACCCATCTAAGTCGGCAGCAGAGCAGAAGGAGTGGATCAAGTGGCAGAAGCTACAACTCCAAGAGAAGAAAGTACAGATTCAGGCCCAGTCCTTTGAGCTCGAGAGGCAGCGGTTCAAGTGGCAGAGGTACTGCAGCAAGAAACAGAGGGAGCTTGAGAGGATGAGGCTCGAGAACGAGAGGATGAATCTCGAGAGCGAGTGGCGGGAGTTGCAGCTGAAGCAGAAGGAACTAGAGATGGGTCCCAAGAGGTCAAACCTTATCCCTCGTCGCATCTAGAAGTATTTCTTGGGCAAGAATTTGCATTGTCGTGAATTGTGTACACATGTAACATTCGATTGTGTATGTTAACTTCTATTACTTTCGGGCAGTCGTGAGCTTTCTAGCTGTAATCATGATAGAAAATGCAGTAAGTGATCGTTTCGAGATCGCGGTAATTATTGTTTCGCCGCACATTGTCATATGAAGATCATTTTGTGATTGCTTACTTAAGatgcataaaattaaataagagcAAAAGTACAAGAAAATCGACATTCGAATGAAAATGAGTGTCAGCTAATAGATTGAGTACACCCCGTGTCCTcgacagaaaaaaaaatacgttCTTTTATCAGAAAAGACTAGACATAATATAATTTGGTTGTTAGACCGGTGAGACAGAGATTTACGCGGGAAAAGTATCGGAGCTTCGAAAAATCGCAAGTTGTGTGAACTCTGAGCTGACTGAACATTCGACGGGTGAGTTCGGATGCTCTCTGTCAATGCCCTTCACCGCTCCTCCGCATCGTCTCTCGTACACCGTCTCCTCCCTCCTAGCCACCTCCACACTCGTCCCCGATCCGCTGCCGCTGCCGCTGCCGCAACTGCTACCTGGAACACCACCCACATCTTCGTCCTCTCCAACCCCATCCTCTCCCTCCTCGAACGGTCCACGTCCCTCTCCCACCTCAAGCAAGTCCAAGCCCAGATGACTGTCACCGGCCTCGTCTCCGATCCACTTGCGCTCAGCCGGCTCGTTGCCTTCTGTGCAATATCCAATTCCCGTGACCTCAATTACTGCACCAAGATCCTGTACTCTGCTTGCAACGCGAATGCGTTCTCGTGGAATGTCGCGATCCGAGGATTCATTGAGGGCGGGGACCCGAGGGAAGCGTTCAATCTGTACAGACAAATGCTGAGGAATGACGGGTTGAGGCCCGATAATTACACTTATCCTCTGCTGCTCAAGTTGTGCGGTGGGTTAAAGCTGAAAGATTTGGGCAGGGAGGTTCTCGGCCACGTCGTAAAGTTGGGATTTGATCAAGATTTATTCGTGCACAATGCAGTGATTAACCTATTAGTAGCATTGGGCGAGCTGGGGGATGCTCGTAAGTTGTTCGATGGAAGTCCAGTGAGAGACCTAGTCTCGTGGAACACACTGATTACGGGGTATATTAAAGGCGGGCAGACAGAGGGAGCACTGAGATCATATAGGAAAATGGAGTCTGAAGGGTTCAAGCCCGATGAGGTCACTATGATTGCCATGGTCTCTTTGTGTGCCCAAGTTGAGGACTTGAATTTAGGCCGAGAATTCCATCGATTTATTGAAGAAAATCAATTGACAATGACAGTACCTTTATCTAATGCGCTTATGGATATGTATGTTAAGTGCGGGAACCTTGAATTGGCAGAGAGGATATTCGACAACATGACAGGAAAGACAGCTATTTCATGGACAACCATTCTTTGTGGGTATGCCAAATTTGGTTATCTCGACAAGGCCCGCAACCTCTTTGATCAAATTCCGGAGAAGAATGTCGTTCCTTGGAATGCACTGATGGGGGGCTACATCCAATCGAAGCGTGGCAAAGAGGCTCTCTCATTGTTCAATGAGATGCAAGCGGGTGGCATAAAGCCTGATGAGGTGACAATGGTGCATTGCTTAGCAGCTTGTTCCCAGCTTGGGGCACTCGAAGTTGGAGTATGGGTTCACCACTACATAGAAAAACACAAGCTTTCATTGAATGTTGCTTTAGGGACTGCTTTAGTGGACATGTATGCCAAATGTGGGAACATCGATCGAGCTCTCAATGTTTTCCAGGATATGCCAGCAAGAAACTCCTTAACATGGACGGCTGTAATTTGTGGTTTAGCCCTTCATGGGCATGCTCAGGACGCATTATGTTTCTTCTCAGAGATGGTTGATAATGGACTGAAACCTGACGATGTCACCTTTCTAGGGGTTTTATCAGCTTGCCGTCATGCAggtttggttgaagttgggCGTCGATTCTTCAACCAGATGATGTctgaatttaatataaaaccACAGCTCGAGCATTACTCTTGTATGGTCGACCTTCTTGGTCGGGCAGGTTTATTGGAAGAGGCTGCAGAGCTTATTGATAGTTTGCCAATGAAGGCAGATGCCACAATATGGGGATCACTGTTTTTTGCCTGTCGGGTTCATAGGAACGTGTCACTGGGTGAAAGAGTGGCCTCAGAACTCCTGAAATTGAATCCCGATGATGGTGGCAATTATGTCTTACTGGCGAATATCTATGGAGAAGCAAACATGTGGGAAGAAGCGGGGAAggtgaggaagatgatgaggaagagaggaGTTGAGAAGACTCCAGGGTGCAGCTCAATTGAGGTGGATGGCATCGTGAATGAGTTTACTGTGAGGGATAAATCACACCCTCAGGCGGAAAGTATATATGAGTGCCTTGTCCAGTTGACAGGGCAACTGTGTCTTGTGGACATCTCTAATGAGTTTTCTCTCGACTTCTGAATTACCTCTCTTTGAGAGGAACAGCTGTAGGTTCTTTCACTTCTTTCGGTGCTAGTCGCTACAAAATCATGGCCAGCGAAGTAAAAAGTCAAGTTGCTTCCAGTAAGGATTGCATTTTCTGTTTATTTTGATGTAACGATGAAACTCTTTACTAGGTACTGAACATCTTTGTTGTTGCAATGAACTGGTGATGCAGCTCAAATAAGTGAGGTGTAATGGTCGACCATTGCTAGCATAGACCATTTAGGCGGCTGTCTCCGTCCAATCTGAAAGCTTTGATGAACTTAGCCTTATTGGTGGGTTTGAAGTTTCGAAGGTCTGGGCCATTGTCTCGTTGTCGTACATCAGCAGTTCAATCTTTTAACAGAGGCGGCCTCTGTCTCTAGTTCTGCTTCCatggctgctgctgctgctgctctgATGAAGTTTAAGCAGATTATCTGTGAGTATTACTTTAGGAAATAAGCATTTTTTCGGGTCAGATAGAACGTACACTTAATGTTAATGTGGCTGTAATTTATGTTTCTAATATGTAACGTGCTCTCACCTTTCAGGCCTTGGATATGAAGTTCAAGATCTTAAAGCATACATGGTTGATCAGGATGTCAAAATCAAGTCTTAGTCGGTGAGTGGGATATTCGAGTTCCATTACATGCAAGAGAAGGCTGAAGATGAAGAGTTGCAATTAGTTAATCAAATGAGTTGCATGACTTTAGATAAGATCAACAAGCGCAGGAGGTACGTGTTAACTACTTAGTAGGATACTGAAGAAGGCGGCTTTGGTTTGTATTGGTCGAAACTCATTGATTGATGGAATTCTCATGTGGCGCGATGCTTCACGACAGGAGTATTTAGCATCAATGCTAGCATCTACTGCAGATCCAACCAGCAAAATCAGAATGATAAGCGgtacttcttttttcttccttcaTCCTTTTCATTTCCCATTGCCTACGGATCTTCCCAAGAGCCACTTATGCCAATATCTGAGCCCCGACTACGGTCTACCGTGGCATTCCAAGATTTGGGACTTTGGGTCACCAAAGCCTGTTGGGCTGTAGGAGGAAGTGGTGTCTTTTGGACCACTCCCGTTTCTTTTCCCCATGGTGTCCCATTGACAAGTACTCCTCTTAGTCCCAAAGTCATAAAAAGAGAGGACATTATCTGCAGTGAGTGCCCATTTCTCCCTTTTGGTTGGAGGTGATATGTTGCCAAGGAGGACCCCCCCGGGGCTGCGGCTCGTAACGGTATTAGATTGGAATCGACTAACCATCAAGACATGAATATTGCCACACTCCCATGAAATCACGGGGCTAACAGTTCTCCCCGGTTCATTAATCTGTCGAGAAAACATTAATGGTTGATCTGCTTGAGATTGATAAGCAataaagggggaaaaaaacagaaaagaaggCTTCTCTTTTCTCTATCAGCAAGCAATCTGACAAAAAGAAGGTTCTCTGGCAGGCCTTCATCATAGCCCATGGTGGGCCCAATCACATCTAATTAGTCACCAAAAATTTACTCATTGAAGGACGACAAGAGACACTATTTCGTGGGTCCCAATTAtgcttaattttaattattttattaatttaaattgtcctttttttttgtttttttgtttttttgtggCTTTGGGAATGTACGTGTATATGAGTGTAGAGAGACAAAAAAGCGGGGGAATGATTGGGAGAATAATAGGGGAGTTGGGTTGGAGGGGATGTGTGGTGTGTGGtgttcttcttccttccttgcACGTCAGGTTTCGTACAATCTgactccaaaaaaaaaaaaaaaatttgtgttCCTGTTCTCTTCAGTTTTCCCTTCCAGCCTTTGCCTTCCATTGTCACACCCACCCCCCATCATCTCACGTGTTTTGACAAGCCTCCCTTTCCCTCACCATTCACCTCACGGATCCGCCGTGAATTTCGTGCTATGGATGGAGTTATGTATGCGTTCTAAGACGGTCAGTCTCTCTCTTGAcatgaaaaaagagaaaaaaaaaaggagaaaaaaactCTTAACGCTCTTGACTAAACCATTCGTATTTTAAGTTTATCGCGgaattttattattacatGTGAATCTAGTTACGTAATTAAGAAACGAGACAGAACGTCCTCGTTGATGGGATCATCTGGTGTTGGATAAGGCTCCTAACTACAATGTGAGAAGCATTGGGAGGATTAATGAAATTAGGTTAGTGGGTGATCCACCTCTAGTCTAATCTATCTAAAGAACAAGAGAACAAGGAAATTGGCTGAACTCCCATTGCTAATTTCTCTCCTAGATGTAGATGCCCATACCCACCAATAATAAGGACCCACAATTCTAGTTCCTATTTATTTCCTGGggaattaataataaaaaaaatacacaaataattttgttggattgtatatatatagagagaggatatatgtgtgtgtaatGTGGGCCCAACCACAATGTTAAAACATGGTAAATGATTAGGTCACCTGCGTATCATGATCTGCCCTCGCCCACGCCTATCCCTTCCTCCCCCTCAATTCTCTTCCCCTTTAATCCAAGTAATTGTGTTGCTTCCTCCCTCAATCATTCCCATCCCCATTCCCTTGCCTAAGGAATCAATCAATCCCCTCCTCGATAATCATATCTCGCGTCCCGTCTCCGCTCTCCCCGCTTTTAAGAATGCTCTGCATTCCATTCGATTTATCTGTTCGCGTAATAGAGTTAAAGAGCTGGTAAAgtgataataattatgtttgaaataaatgaatcAAAATAACCGAGGTAGATTTATTAGTGATTCCTTTTCTAATATATGGATTCTGCACTGCAACCATGTTAATTGAAGTAGTTCGAAAATCGTTGTTCCGAAAACCGGAATAATCATTCCTAAGGTACGTTATTTATAATCTATTGGATGCATAGTCACGTTTGGTCTCGGGCCGAGGTGGTTTATCAAATGTCCCATGGAGCGGCAGACACCTAATTATTTCCCCGCTAACGGAGTACGCGTGTTACTGAAACCACTGCATAAAGGCGCCATTactctttccctctctctctctctctctctctttctctctccacAGCAGCAGAGCACACAGAGATATGTGTGAGTGAAATGCTTATGCCTTCAGCAAGGAACCCAAGTGgtggaggagagagaaagaggggaGAAGGCAGAAGCAGCGAGCGAgctctcttcctcttcaaaaGCGAAAATCAATGTCggtcttctcttctcttctctgtctgtctctctctctttttgcgTGATTTGTTTAATGGaatctgctgctgctgcgcCTGCTCCGCCatttcttttgcttattttagCTCCCACGTTAGAGCTTTGTTTATGTCCGTGAGCTCACTCTCAGcatctccttctctctctctctctctctctctctctgttccCTTTCCTTCCTTATCCTTCCCCTGATAAACCAGAAACTAGAGATTTCCTCGCCGGGAATCGCGCTCTCAGATATCCCatttccatttatttttattttttttgtatatatgtagTTTTTGtcgtcttcgtcttcttcttctcggcCACCTCGAGccgagagtgagagagagaaaatttgGCTGTTAAATCAATCGGAGACTGTTTCCGAGTCTATCTCCAGCTGAGCGTAATTGCTGCCGGTCGATCCTCTTTATTATTCTTGTCCCCTTCGGTTTCTTCGCTCTCGGAACTGCATTTTGCTCCCTTGAGTGGCCGAGCACGCTAGGAATCCGAATCTCTCTCTGTTTGTTTGTAAGTCGTTTGATCGTTCTGCTTTATTGATCGGAACGCCGTTCCTTCCCCCACCATTATTGGTCCTGCTTGCATGAGAAGTTTCGTTAATGTTGGCTGCGTGAAATGTGCTTTTTTTATGCGTCATCATCCTCTTTCGGGACGACGGTGCATGCATTCGGTCGGATGAGGTTCTGGAAGAGTTTGTCTAGTCTGTCAACGATCATTGTTGTGTTgtgagtttggtttcattgATGGATCCGATTTAGTCCCCACTTTGAGCAAGAATCGAGCACCAATGCAGATTTTCTTTCCTGGTTACTGTTTCAGCTTtctgattttttcttttttctctctctttgatTGATTCTTCTTTACCATTGTAGGATCCTTGGGAGTAGATAAGAAGGATTTCCTGAATGGCAGTAAGGTTATCGGTGCATGAGAACTGATCAAATGCATCTGCGGGCATAAATTAACAGGGAGATCAGGTTCTGGTCCATATCCGCCGACTCTTCATCCTTCTTTGCTTCACTGCTTTTGCAAGCAGTGGAAGCTTAAGTTTTTTTGCTGAGCAACAATCGACGCTCTTGATAGAACAAGAATTTGGTTATTGGTCGTTTATTTAGTGTTCTATATGTATGACTTTGCAGGTTAGAGAACTGGCTGAGTTGTTTTCCCAAGATGAGCTGGAACATGGATGTTCAATATGTCGCCACTAACTATCCTTACAACACATCAGGGAGCTTTATGGAATACTTTGAGGGTCTGACATATGACCACGtgaatttcatattttctgGCACTTCGCATGGTCAGGTACTGGTGCGGTGGCTGCTATTGCCATTTGTTTGTGACTCCGATAACTAGATTCTGATGCCTTGAACATTTAATACATACAATTGTGAAAAATCATTAGTTCAAGTAAAGTTGTTTTGAAGTTTATACCAGTAGTTAGCTGGTCCAACTACTATCCACAAGCATTTCTAAAATGACCAATAATTCTAGCGTACAATACAAACTTGCTAGCTTGAGCTTCAGAAAATATGATTGAGCACCAATTTATTGGTGCCCTGCTTCCTGGTGTGCTTAGTTTGTTATTCGCACTTCAAAAAACCACCAGGGAAAAGCACTTAATGCCAACTTTTCGTGTCTTTTTATCACACCACTACAATTTGGTGCTCCTGGGACTGCAAGTGCATTTCTCTATAATAGGTCTGCGCCAATTTTCCCGCTGGAAGCATGTGCAGTTCCATCCTTAAGCAGATGTATATTCATGTGGATGCTGGTGTCAgttaatttctatatatatatttttttaatagctACCTTTGTCTGAATCTAATGCCTTGGTTCTATAGCTGGTTATATTGAATTTCACTTCTTGATGGCTGGTTTGCAGATATATTATTGCTGCCATGATTATATAGGCTTGCCCATTAGTGTTCATCAAAGCATTCGCTATTGGATTATGACTACTTGGAATTTGAATTCATATTCAAAGTCTAAGTACTTGGACTTTGAATGCATTATCTTGACATGCTATAATGAGTAACATTTGCCCAATGCTGAAGCTATTTTTTTGTTCTCTTTTGCTCATTCAGGATAGTTTATACCCATCGATGAATACAAGTTATTACAAGTTTGGTTCGTCGGAACCTGGAAGTTATTCATATTATGATCAGGGTCATGCTTATGAGGTGAATGCCCATGGACAAGAATATTATGAGAATAGAAGGCCATTGGTTAGCTCGCCAATGACACCTCATCAACAGACTGCAGCTGCAAATAGTGAATGGGGTGGAAGCACAAATGCAAATTCACATGAAAATGCAGCAGAGTGTAAGTCGTGCATTTCATGGCCGCCACACACCAGGGTGGATGTTGCACAGATTTCTTTTCTGAATGCCATAAACTCCACCTATTTAGTAGCATAATGACAAAAAGTGCTCAAAAGTTTGGCTAGACATAGAAGACTGGTTCTCTTTCAGTGACCAGTTCAGCTGCTAACAGTAATTATAGAATGAAATTATCTCCTGGAAAAGACAAATTTCGG of the Punica granatum isolate Tunisia-2019 chromosome 6, ASM765513v2, whole genome shotgun sequence genome contains:
- the LOC116211149 gene encoding pentatricopeptide repeat-containing protein At2g22410, mitochondrial, with amino-acid sequence MLSVNALHRSSASSLVHRLLPPSHLHTRPRSAAAAAAATATWNTTHIFVLSNPILSLLERSTSLSHLKQVQAQMTVTGLVSDPLALSRLVAFCAISNSRDLNYCTKILYSACNANAFSWNVAIRGFIEGGDPREAFNLYRQMLRNDGLRPDNYTYPLLLKLCGGLKLKDLGREVLGHVVKLGFDQDLFVHNAVINLLVALGELGDARKLFDGSPVRDLVSWNTLITGYIKGGQTEGALRSYRKMESEGFKPDEVTMIAMVSLCAQVEDLNLGREFHRFIEENQLTMTVPLSNALMDMYVKCGNLELAERIFDNMTGKTAISWTTILCGYAKFGYLDKARNLFDQIPEKNVVPWNALMGGYIQSKRGKEALSLFNEMQAGGIKPDEVTMVHCLAACSQLGALEVGVWVHHYIEKHKLSLNVALGTALVDMYAKCGNIDRALNVFQDMPARNSLTWTAVICGLALHGHAQDALCFFSEMVDNGLKPDDVTFLGVLSACRHAGLVEVGRRFFNQMMSEFNIKPQLEHYSCMVDLLGRAGLLEEAAELIDSLPMKADATIWGSLFFACRVHRNVSLGERVASELLKLNPDDGGNYVLLANIYGEANMWEEAGKVRKMMRKRGVEKTPGCSSIEVDGIVNEFTVRDKSHPQAESIYECLVQLTGQLCLVDISNEFSLDF
- the LOC116211151 gene encoding uncharacterized protein LOC116211151, with amino-acid sequence MNNSWGLGGGFMSGPNGGSLDLEPPMHRHHHTQLAHPSSSNQHQINLMTVALENDHQFIRFHKGKAPAAALDNSNASDEEGPNLEDGNGDNPHGGKGKKGNAPWQRMKWTDDVVRLLIAVVACVGDDGALDGVEGLKRKPGMIFQKKGKWKTVSKIMIKKGCHVSPQQCEDKFNDLNKRYKRLNDILGRGTTCRVVENPALLDSMPQLSAKAKDDVRKILSSKHLFYKEMCAYHNGQRIPNCQDLDLQGYSLHLEKESNGSGDEGEGNDDDDSDDDDDSENEDEDNADGNMDRMESYGEGGSGGRDSFEFQMAGMFRDPSKSAAEQKEWIKWQKLQLQEKKVQIQAQSFELERQRFKWQRYCSKKQRELERMRLENERMNLESEWRELQLKQKELEMGPKRSNLIPRRI
- the LOC116211152 gene encoding E3 ubiquitin-protein ligase BIG BROTHER-like isoform X2 — encoded protein: MSWNMDVQYVATNYPYNTSGSFMEYFEGLTYDHVNFIFSGTSHGQDSLYPSMNTSYYKFGSSEPGSYSYYDQGHAYEVNAHGQEYYENRRPLVSSPMTPHQQTAAANSEWGGSTNANSHENAAECPRRHQTSHDYQELLELGEAVGTQSRGLSQELISLLPTSKYKRGFFSRKRSRHERCVICQMEYKRGDRRMTLPCNHIYHAGCCSRWLSINKACPICYTEVSIDTSSTTTVKK